In Candidatus Chlorohelix allophototropha, one DNA window encodes the following:
- a CDS encoding antibiotic biosynthesis monooxygenase family protein, with protein MFTRALNTQIDPANSDKVMKIWREHITLILKRQKGFVRGYALTNSTTGKGLIISIWESEEDATYYEKSGDFEAAISPIRQYFITPPYIDYFDEENIV; from the coding sequence ATGTTCACTCGTGCCTTAAACACCCAAATCGACCCTGCCAATAGTGACAAAGTGATGAAAATCTGGCGGGAACATATCACGCTCATCTTAAAGCGACAAAAGGGATTTGTGCGCGGCTATGCCCTAACCAATTCTACCACCGGCAAAGGTCTGATTATCAGCATTTGGGAATCCGAAGAGGATGCGACATATTACGAAAAGAGCGGCGATTTTGAAGCGGCAATTAGCCCAATCCGCCAATATTTTATCACTCCTCCTTACATTGATTACTTTGACGAAGAAAATATTGTTTAA
- a CDS encoding antibiotic biosynthesis monooxygenase — MFTRALNIEIDPTTREKVMKLWRDHATPILQRQRGFMRGYALTNSDTGKGVVICIWKTKYESDNFENSSEFEAAVSPFRQYFIAPPSLDFFRI, encoded by the coding sequence ATGTTCACTCGCGCTTTAAACATCGAGATTGACCCTACCACTAGAGAAAAGGTAATGAAACTCTGGAGGGATCACGCCACGCCCATACTCCAGCGACAAAGGGGTTTTATGCGCGGCTACGCCCTAACTAATAGTGACACCGGTAAAGGAGTGGTTATCTGCATCTGGAAAACCAAATACGAATCGGATAATTTCGAAAATAGTAGCGAGTTTGAAGCAGCGGTTAGCCCGTTCCGGCAATATTTTATCGCGCCCCCATCCCTCGATTTCTTTAGGATTTAA
- a CDS encoding DUF5671 domain-containing protein yields MFIARRLYIYATSFISLMMLVGGLSYLLNLLLKDWLALAQSYYYSSLQDQYSQAGAIAVVGGVVWLIHWILAQRSARAKDSHGIEERQSGLRKLMLYFTLFVTAIQVFTAAGRLLADILTQIARGVGNLNYSLVDNIPVLLVNAPVWLYFWLVIRADNRIAPDTGYKANVRRLYFFLMNYGAVTALTISVAILGQDCWQYISSSNNSYYRNNNFLGVIAPVTALVIVSLAGWLWHWWQVERLNATSEEEQHSLLRKFYLYYLLFQTIAVTITAFAVFIYNLMRLALNSEAMKNSSEPLLTQVGNPLVVALAFGIFWGYHAVVLHRDMELVAKEPPLQANLRRLYWYLLTLIGFVVLSVGLARLIRIMLDVALGGSDSTALKRTGWSDEISLLVTLILVGGGLWFYSWLKLQRQSLAQEHAEERRSTVRRIYLYLVLFMSVVTLLISGATLIYLVFRNIGSSFTSSFTSSICWALGITLTAGLWLVYHLWVLLKDQKANKVGDVRTGQAAVAADFRPEVTTLVFIRGRDTALIAGKIAQLQRQLPADYTIESLPAANLNLDWLRASLVGQTQNKDSGSAPESGL; encoded by the coding sequence ATGTTCATAGCAAGGCGTTTGTATATTTATGCCACTAGTTTTATAAGCCTGATGATGTTGGTGGGTGGTTTGTCCTACCTGTTAAATCTTCTTTTAAAAGATTGGCTGGCTTTAGCTCAGAGTTATTATTATAGCTCCTTACAAGACCAATACAGCCAAGCGGGGGCGATTGCGGTAGTGGGCGGTGTGGTGTGGCTGATTCACTGGATACTGGCGCAACGCAGCGCGAGGGCGAAAGATTCGCACGGTATAGAAGAACGGCAATCGGGGTTGCGCAAGTTGATGCTTTACTTCACCTTGTTTGTTACGGCAATCCAAGTGTTTACTGCGGCGGGTCGCCTTTTAGCGGATATACTAACGCAAATAGCTCGCGGAGTCGGGAATCTAAATTACAGCCTTGTAGATAACATTCCTGTATTGCTGGTAAACGCGCCGGTGTGGTTATATTTCTGGCTGGTGATTCGCGCCGATAATCGGATTGCGCCGGATACGGGCTACAAAGCGAACGTGCGCCGCTTGTATTTTTTTCTGATGAATTACGGCGCGGTAACGGCGTTGACTATCAGTGTGGCAATACTGGGGCAGGATTGTTGGCAATATATTTCGAGCAGCAATAACTCATATTATCGTAATAATAATTTTCTGGGGGTTATTGCGCCTGTCACGGCATTGGTTATCGTCAGTCTGGCGGGTTGGTTATGGCACTGGTGGCAAGTCGAGCGACTTAATGCCACTTCGGAAGAAGAGCAACATTCGCTTTTGCGGAAATTTTACCTCTATTACCTGTTATTCCAGACCATTGCAGTGACGATTACTGCCTTTGCGGTATTTATATACAACCTGATGCGGTTAGCGTTGAACAGCGAAGCAATGAAAAATTCGAGCGAACCGCTGCTTACGCAAGTGGGCAACCCTTTGGTGGTGGCGTTGGCTTTCGGCATATTCTGGGGCTATCACGCCGTGGTTTTGCATCGGGATATGGAGTTAGTGGCGAAAGAACCGCCGCTTCAAGCTAACCTGCGCCGCTTGTACTGGTATCTGCTAACCTTGATCGGCTTTGTGGTACTTTCGGTGGGTCTTGCCCGGTTAATCAGAATAATGCTGGATGTAGCGTTGGGCGGCTCTGATTCTACCGCGCTAAAACGAACAGGCTGGAGCGATGAAATAAGCCTACTTGTCACGCTGATTCTGGTGGGTGGCGGCTTGTGGTTTTACAGTTGGCTAAAGTTGCAACGGCAGAGTTTGGCACAGGAACATGCGGAAGAACGCCGCTCGACTGTGCGCCGAATATATCTCTATCTGGTGCTTTTCATGAGCGTGGTGACTTTGCTTATCAGCGGCGCTACCTTAATCTACCTAGTTTTTAGAAATATCGGCAGCTCTTTCACAAGCTCTTTCACAAGCTCTATTTGTTGGGCGTTGGGTATTACACTCACCGCCGGGCTATGGTTGGTTTACCACTTGTGGGTGTTGCTCAAAGACCAAAAGGCTAATAAAGTTGGCGATGTGCGGACTGGACAAGCGGCGGTGGCGGCAGATTTTAGACCGGAGGTAACAACACTGGTGTTTATTCGGGGTAGGGATACTGCCCTTATCGCGGGAAAGATTGCTCAATTGCAACGACAACTCCCGGCAGATTATACGATCGAGAGCCTACCAGCCGCTAACCTGAACCTTGATTGGCTCAGGGCGAGCCTAGTCGGGCAAACGCAGAATAAGGATTCGGGTAGTGCGCCGGAATCCGGTTTGTAA
- a CDS encoding NTF2-like N-terminal transpeptidase domain-containing protein, with translation MNEPVTKPSENPGKPKERDYFLMVIVGGIGLLTLLAIVSLFLLRPTPPEISENSPGGVAQSYINAYNNRDYDKAYDLLDSALQKRISRQNYKNSIYQQNSQNISVSIKSENINGNNASVILEIRHYNQFSPFANGESWNEDSTMSLSLENGVWRIGNLNYPYGFQYWLN, from the coding sequence ATGAACGAACCTGTGACCAAACCAAGCGAAAATCCCGGCAAGCCCAAAGAGCGCGACTACTTTTTGATGGTAATTGTCGGAGGAATCGGGCTACTGACGCTACTGGCAATCGTCAGCCTGTTTTTGTTACGTCCCACGCCACCGGAGATTTCAGAGAATAGCCCCGGTGGGGTGGCGCAAAGCTATATCAATGCTTATAACAACCGGGATTACGACAAAGCTTATGATTTACTCGATAGCGCTCTTCAAAAAAGAATTAGCCGTCAAAATTACAAAAACAGTATTTATCAACAAAATTCTCAGAATATCTCGGTTAGTATTAAATCCGAAAATATTAACGGTAACAACGCTTCGGTCATACTTGAAATAAGGCATTACAACCAATTTAGCCCTTTCGCTAACGGGGAAAGCTGGAACGAGGATAGCACAATGAGCTTGAGCCTTGAAAACGGCGTGTGGCGTATAGGCAATTTGAACTATCCTTACGGATTTCAATACTGGCTAAACTGA
- a CDS encoding aromatic ring-hydroxylating oxygenase subunit alpha yields the protein MLREQWYAVLESDEVKVGKPFYYKRLGYDLVFWRSEAGKIVAMEDRCPHRQAKLSLGKIVDGNIECPFHGFQFNSNGECALVPANGINGAKPKAMRPRVFPTQEAHDFIWLWHGEARATGDYPPIPFFTEQGLENFSYSTLRKRWNTHYTRAIENQLDVAHLPFVHATTIGRGGRKLVNGPYTVLEGETLYVWVNNVLDKGQPGLKPGEMSRPAGDWLISFKYPNLWLNRLSSKFMLVAAFVPIDDEQTMMYIRFYQNFVSAKPLRKLFSFIAAQSSRKILTQDEGVVISQRPKQGGLSSGDKYIPADRPILLYYMHRNELERNAPMPEPPANPDAELEVAGLSEH from the coding sequence ATGCTTCGTGAACAATGGTACGCGGTTTTGGAAAGTGACGAGGTGAAAGTGGGCAAGCCCTTCTATTATAAGCGGCTTGGCTACGACCTCGTTTTCTGGCGCAGCGAGGCGGGTAAAATCGTGGCGATGGAAGATCGCTGCCCGCACCGTCAGGCTAAACTCAGTCTTGGTAAAATCGTGGATGGCAACATCGAATGTCCTTTCCACGGTTTTCAGTTCAACTCAAATGGCGAATGTGCGCTCGTTCCTGCCAACGGCATAAACGGAGCAAAACCCAAAGCTATGCGCCCGCGCGTTTTCCCAACGCAAGAGGCACACGATTTCATCTGGCTGTGGCACGGTGAAGCCAGAGCCACCGGGGATTATCCGCCCATCCCCTTCTTTACCGAGCAAGGGCTAGAGAATTTCAGCTACAGCACCTTGCGCAAACGCTGGAATACCCACTACACCCGCGCCATCGAAAACCAGCTTGATGTGGCGCATCTGCCCTTCGTACATGCCACCACCATCGGACGGGGCGGGCGCAAACTCGTCAACGGTCCTTACACCGTATTGGAAGGCGAAACGCTTTACGTGTGGGTAAATAATGTATTGGATAAAGGGCAACCCGGTCTTAAACCGGGCGAAATGTCGCGTCCTGCCGGGGATTGGCTGATTAGCTTCAAATATCCTAACCTTTGGCTCAATCGTCTTTCTAGCAAATTTATGCTGGTGGCAGCTTTCGTGCCTATTGACGATGAGCAAACCATGATGTACATCCGTTTCTACCAGAACTTTGTAAGCGCGAAGCCCTTGCGCAAGCTGTTCAGTTTCATTGCCGCTCAGAGCAGCCGCAAGATTCTAACTCAGGACGAGGGCGTGGTAATCTCGCAGCGTCCCAAACAGGGTGGGCTGTCCTCCGGCGATAAATACATCCCGGCAGACCGTCCGATTCTGCTCTACTATATGCACCGCAACGAATTGGAACGTAACGCCCCAATGCCCGAACCGCCCGCCAACCCCGATGCTGAACTAGAAGTGGCGGGTTTGAGCGAACACTAA
- a CDS encoding SUMF1/EgtB/PvdO family nonheme iron enzyme, producing MPEPAKLKVFLCHSSGDKPIVRELYRRLQAESHWLEPWLDEEELLPGQIWRDEIEKALEETHLILVCLTPESAAKIGYVQAEIETALQFAKYMPEGLSNIIPLKLAECELPRKLSRWQAVNFYDERGRDLLIRGLRHHAKNFGVVIPDSPVSPSQNPALTPVIKVAEPKPATPESEREMMLREIADLNTSHTRRLQIGDRLSEIGDPRRGVGVREDGLPDIAWLPVYPGGRLEIEEQTFEIQLFYYIAKYQVTYAQYKAFVKATDGYQNREWWQGFPEKYQPQRLDEQKQKGLSNPSDRVSWYQAVAFGRWLNKHMQGWQLTSSEDIGNPLIIGNNAEVRLPTEWEWQWAAQGGSQQREYPWGAWQEGYANTVEAGLKRTTAVGMYPQGAATCGAMDISGNLLEWCQNKYQKPSEVVVDGSGEMRVIRGGAFPGSRTLASCMSRNHVIPHRGSLAFGFRVVLCSAIAPL from the coding sequence ATGCCCGAACCCGCCAAACTGAAAGTCTTTCTGTGCCACTCCTCCGGGGATAAGCCCATAGTGCGCGAACTGTATCGCCGCTTGCAAGCTGAAAGCCACTGGCTTGAGCCGTGGTTGGACGAAGAAGAACTGCTACCCGGACAGATATGGCGCGATGAAATCGAGAAGGCTTTGGAAGAGACTCACCTCATTTTGGTGTGCCTTACGCCCGAATCGGCGGCAAAAATCGGCTATGTACAGGCTGAGATAGAAACCGCGCTACAATTTGCCAAATATATGCCGGAAGGGTTGAGCAACATCATCCCCTTGAAACTGGCGGAGTGCGAGCTACCCCGAAAGTTGAGCCGTTGGCAAGCGGTGAATTTCTATGACGAGCGCGGGCGCGACCTGTTGATAAGAGGGCTGCGTCACCATGCCAAGAATTTCGGCGTGGTTATACCCGACTCGCCCGTTTCACCATCGCAAAACCCTGCGCTAACACCCGTAATAAAGGTGGCAGAGCCAAAACCCGCCACGCCCGAAAGCGAGCGCGAAATGATGCTGCGCGAAATTGCCGACCTCAATACCAGCCACACCCGCCGTTTGCAAATCGGCGACAGGCTGAGCGAAATCGGCGACCCCCGGCGCGGCGTGGGCGTGCGCGAGGATGGGCTGCCCGACATTGCGTGGCTACCCGTATATCCGGGCGGAAGGCTGGAGATTGAGGAACAGACCTTTGAAATTCAACTCTTTTATTATATTGCTAAATATCAAGTGACTTACGCTCAATATAAAGCCTTTGTGAAAGCAACGGATGGCTACCAAAACCGGGAGTGGTGGCAAGGTTTCCCGGAAAAATACCAGCCGCAAAGGCTGGACGAGCAAAAGCAAAAAGGTTTGAGCAACCCTAGCGACAGGGTGTCGTGGTATCAGGCAGTGGCGTTTGGGCGGTGGCTGAACAAACACATGCAGGGTTGGCAATTGACCAGTTCGGAAGATATAGGCAACCCTTTAATCATCGGCAATAACGCGGAGGTGCGTTTGCCAACCGAATGGGAATGGCAGTGGGCAGCGCAAGGGGGTAGCCAACAGCGTGAATATCCGTGGGGCGCATGGCAAGAGGGCTACGCCAATACGGTGGAAGCGGGTTTGAAGCGAACAACGGCGGTGGGCATGTATCCGCAAGGGGCAGCGACTTGTGGGGCAATGGATATAAGCGGCAATCTGTTGGAGTGGTGTCAGAACAAATACCAGAAGCCTTCGGAAGTGGTGGTGGACGGGAGCGGAGAGATGCGGGTGATACGGGGCGGAGCTTTCCCCGGCAGTCGGACTCTTGCGTCCTGTATGTCCCGCAACCACGTCATTCCGCACCGCGGTAGCCTCGCTTTTGGTTTTCGGGTGGTGTTGTGTTCCGCTATTGCGCCCCTCTGA
- a CDS encoding nicotinate phosphoribosyltransferase: MNRAQQRTAEGILFTDQYQLTMAQLYFRQGLHEKKAQFDHYFRNYPDYGGHSAGFCINAGLEWLVDWMKESYFRDEDIEYLRSHTNRNGTRLFADDFLEWLRANGNFEGLTLHAIPEGRVVHPDVPLTVVTGPIGMAQVIESALLNILNYQVLIATKAARLRQAAGGRTVLEFGMRRGQGTGANAGARAALIGGADFTSNVGISHVLGYPPRGTHAHSMVQLFNALGEGELESFRAFAEVYPDDCILLVDTVNTLESGIPNAIKVFEELRRKGHKPAGIRLDSGDLAYLSIQGARMLDAAGFPDTSIVLSNELDELLIWQIQSQIVTEAPRYGVEPDKLLARLVYGVGTHLITSGGHPALGGVFKLVAVEQKGEWLPALKLSESPSKIPNPGNKQVWRLYDKRGKATADVLSLEGEELNQHEHLRLYHPADPTKYRILNVSEIEKIEPLLVEVVREGKFVYDSPSLEEMRAVRDTDLARLDEGVRRLIKPHVYHVSLTENLWQLKQRLIEETLQERYPE; this comes from the coding sequence ATGAACAGGGCGCAGCAACGCACCGCTGAAGGAATTCTTTTCACCGATCAATATCAGCTTACAATGGCACAGCTTTATTTTCGGCAGGGCTTGCACGAAAAGAAGGCGCAGTTTGACCATTATTTCCGCAATTATCCCGATTACGGCGGACATTCGGCGGGCTTTTGCATCAACGCCGGGTTGGAATGGCTGGTTGACTGGATGAAAGAGAGCTATTTCCGGGATGAAGATATAGAATACCTGCGCAGCCACACCAACCGCAACGGGACGCGCTTGTTCGCCGATGATTTTCTGGAATGGCTTCGCGCCAACGGTAATTTTGAAGGGTTGACCCTGCACGCTATCCCGGAAGGGCGGGTGGTGCATCCCGATGTGCCGCTGACGGTGGTTACTGGCCCTATCGGGATGGCGCAAGTTATCGAGTCGGCGTTGCTCAATATCCTGAATTATCAGGTTTTGATTGCTACCAAAGCGGCGCGGTTGCGGCAGGCAGCGGGTGGCAGAACGGTGCTAGAATTTGGGATGCGGCGCGGGCAGGGAACGGGCGCAAATGCCGGGGCGCGAGCGGCTCTCATCGGTGGCGCGGATTTTACCTCGAACGTGGGGATTTCGCATGTGCTAGGCTATCCGCCACGCGGCACACACGCCCATAGCATGGTGCAATTGTTCAATGCGCTAGGCGAGGGCGAACTGGAATCCTTTCGCGCCTTTGCCGAGGTTTATCCTGACGATTGTATTTTGCTGGTAGATACGGTCAATACCCTCGAAAGCGGGATACCGAACGCCATCAAGGTGTTCGAGGAATTGCGCCGCAAGGGTCACAAGCCCGCCGGTATTCGCCTCGATTCGGGCGACCTTGCTTACCTGAGCATTCAAGGGGCGCGTATGTTGGATGCTGCCGGTTTCCCCGATACTTCTATCGTGCTTTCCAATGAACTGGATGAATTGTTAATCTGGCAAATCCAGAGCCAAATTGTGACGGAAGCGCCCCGCTATGGGGTTGAACCGGACAAATTGTTGGCGCGTTTGGTTTATGGCGTAGGAACGCATCTCATCACTTCGGGCGGACATCCCGCGTTGGGGGGAGTTTTCAAGCTGGTAGCGGTAGAGCAAAAGGGCGAGTGGTTGCCCGCTTTGAAGCTATCCGAATCGCCTTCCAAAATTCCCAATCCCGGCAACAAGCAGGTTTGGCGATTGTACGACAAGCGCGGCAAAGCCACCGCCGATGTGTTGAGCCTCGAAGGGGAAGAACTGAATCAGCATGAGCATCTGCGCTTGTACCATCCCGCCGACCCGACAAAGTATCGTATTTTGAACGTCAGCGAAATTGAGAAAATCGAGCCGTTGTTGGTGGAAGTGGTGCGCGAGGGCAAATTCGTTTACGATAGCCCTTCGCTGGAGGAGATGCGAGCGGTGCGCGATACCGATTTAGCCCGGTTGGATGAAGGGGTGCGCCGCCTCATCAAGCCGCATGTTTACCACGTTTCCCTAACCGAGAACCTGTGGCAACTCAAGCAACGCCTGATTGAAGAAACGCTGCAAGAGCGTTACCCGGAATAG
- a CDS encoding class I SAM-dependent methyltransferase, protein MPTFRNIAKTLPGFKNLYKYIQDLETARNYLQQESRHQNKHIQDLETARDYLQQEFRQLNSTVETLAEQVAGILQPKSQKLFVPVGHFYSPFPAVEEIKQQEAEIFDKANKHLPAIELNEPAQVALLLELSRYFSDWPFSPDKSENLRYYQNNDFFGHWDALSLYSILRHLKPPKLFEIGSGFSSALMLDTNELFLDNSIELTFIEPYPERLLLLLGEEEKKRIRLFQQKLQDVPLDKFRELEAGDILFIDSTHVAKTGSDVNYILFHILPALNKGVYIHFHDVFYPFEYVSNWVYEGRGWNEAYMLRAFLEYNKQFEIYYFVDFVQTHFSQLVKDKLPPTLQQPLGASLWLKKLED, encoded by the coding sequence ATGCCTACGTTTAGGAATATTGCAAAGACTTTACCGGGTTTCAAAAATCTATACAAGTATATTCAAGACCTTGAAACCGCCAGAAATTATTTGCAGCAAGAGTCCCGGCATCAAAATAAGCATATTCAAGACCTTGAAACTGCCAGAGATTATTTGCAGCAAGAGTTCCGGCAATTGAACTCAACGGTAGAAACTTTAGCAGAACAAGTTGCTGGCATACTGCAACCAAAAAGCCAAAAATTATTTGTGCCGGTTGGGCATTTCTATTCACCCTTCCCCGCCGTAGAGGAAATAAAACAGCAAGAAGCCGAAATATTCGATAAAGCGAATAAACATTTACCCGCGATAGAATTAAACGAACCAGCGCAAGTTGCGCTATTGCTGGAACTATCCCGCTATTTTTCAGATTGGCCCTTTTCACCTGATAAATCCGAAAACCTCCGGTACTACCAGAATAATGACTTTTTTGGACACTGGGATGCCCTATCCCTCTACTCTATCCTGCGCCACTTGAAGCCCCCCAAGCTTTTTGAGATAGGCTCAGGCTTTTCTTCCGCGCTGATGCTGGATACAAATGAACTGTTTTTGGATAATTCGATAGAGCTAACTTTTATCGAGCCTTATCCTGAGCGTTTATTATTGTTACTTGGAGAAGAAGAAAAGAAGCGAATCAGGCTGTTCCAACAGAAGCTTCAAGACGTGCCGTTGGATAAGTTCAGGGAGTTGGAAGCGGGCGACATATTATTTATTGATTCAACCCATGTGGCAAAAACGGGTAGCGATGTAAACTATATTTTGTTCCACATTTTGCCCGCCTTGAATAAAGGGGTATATATCCATTTTCACGATGTGTTCTATCCTTTTGAATACGTCTCGAATTGGGTTTATGAGGGTAGAGGCTGGAATGAAGCTTACATGCTTAGAGCATTTCTGGAGTACAACAAGCAGTTTGAAATTTATTACTTTGTAGATTTCGTTCAGACTCACTTTTCCCAGTTAGTTAAAGATAAATTGCCTCCCACCTTACAGCAACCTTTAGGGGCTAGTCTGTGGTTGAAAAAGCTCGAAGATTAA
- a CDS encoding Flp family type IVb pilin encodes MITLRDLLKNKVTVEKKSGLLPRLQGQGLVEYALVLMFVAIVVIAILVFLGPQIGTMFSSVTKSLS; translated from the coding sequence ATGATTACACTACGGGATTTGCTTAAAAATAAGGTAACGGTTGAGAAAAAATCCGGTTTGCTGCCCCGATTGCAAGGGCAAGGTTTGGTAGAATACGCTTTGGTCTTGATGTTCGTGGCAATCGTGGTAATCGCTATACTGGTATTTCTAGGACCTCAGATTGGAACTATGTTCAGTTCTGTAACCAAGAGCCTTTCATAA
- a CDS encoding IS4 family transposase: MEKLKQIAGNLQALFNETAQHLAVETGFRQRRSKLDGATFAKALIGGWLSNPEASRSELAQIAKVSKQALDQSFTSQAASYLQALLGWCVEKMLGQEPASLSLLQRFKGVYVLDSSTISLPPTLSAHWQGCGKEGSQSEAGLKLHVGLELLSGALLGPELSPARLHDRQGPHQKLSLPAGALRITDLGYFKLGRLKELEAQAVLYLTKAQTGLQVYGAHQQPLALSKWLGQQSQKLIDRVVEVGVKERLRCRLVAWQVPSGVVQTRQQAFKELARKQQRPVSAERQALSYWSVYLTNLSQEQASPAEVAVLYRLRWQIELLFKLWKSGGGLERWHSHKPWAILCEIYAKLIGQIIQHWLVLAGVWQEAERSLIKASRIVRAHARSLLFRIDNPPHLLQELIYICASMQKGCRLDRKKSKPSSFQLLNSPPILVPQLLN; encoded by the coding sequence ATGGAAAAGCTTAAACAAATAGCGGGGAATTTGCAAGCCCTATTTAATGAAACAGCGCAACATCTGGCAGTGGAGACGGGTTTTCGACAACGACGATCAAAACTGGATGGCGCCACATTCGCCAAAGCGCTAATCGGAGGCTGGCTGTCCAATCCTGAGGCAAGTCGGAGTGAACTGGCACAAATAGCCAAGGTTAGCAAACAAGCGCTTGACCAGAGTTTTACAAGCCAAGCGGCAAGTTATTTACAGGCTTTGTTAGGTTGGTGTGTAGAAAAAATGCTAGGGCAGGAACCAGCGAGTTTGAGCCTACTGCAACGCTTCAAAGGGGTGTATGTACTGGATAGTTCGACTATCAGTTTACCGCCAACCTTGAGCGCCCATTGGCAAGGGTGTGGGAAAGAGGGTAGTCAAAGTGAGGCTGGTCTGAAACTGCACGTGGGTTTGGAACTGCTAAGCGGGGCGCTACTGGGACCGGAATTAAGTCCAGCCCGTCTGCACGATCGGCAAGGACCGCATCAAAAGCTAAGTTTACCAGCGGGGGCGCTACGGATAACCGATTTAGGCTATTTCAAATTGGGACGATTGAAAGAATTAGAAGCGCAAGCGGTATTGTACCTAACCAAAGCTCAAACCGGACTACAAGTGTACGGGGCGCACCAACAACCCTTAGCTTTGAGTAAATGGTTGGGACAACAGTCACAAAAGCTGATAGATAGGGTAGTAGAGGTGGGGGTAAAAGAACGTTTGCGCTGTCGGTTAGTGGCATGGCAAGTACCTTCTGGAGTAGTACAAACTCGTCAGCAGGCTTTCAAGGAGTTGGCACGCAAGCAGCAGCGTCCGGTCAGCGCCGAACGTCAAGCCTTAAGCTACTGGAGTGTGTATCTAACCAATCTGTCGCAGGAGCAGGCTAGTCCCGCAGAAGTGGCAGTATTGTATCGGTTACGCTGGCAGATTGAACTTCTTTTCAAATTGTGGAAAAGTGGGGGTGGATTGGAACGCTGGCATAGCCACAAGCCTTGGGCGATATTATGCGAAATATATGCCAAACTGATTGGGCAAATTATTCAGCACTGGTTAGTGCTGGCAGGGGTGTGGCAAGAAGCGGAACGCAGTCTCATCAAGGCTAGTCGTATTGTGCGAGCACACGCCCGCAGCTTACTGTTTCGTATTGATAATCCGCCCCACTTATTGCAAGAATTGATTTATATTTGTGCTAGTATGCAAAAAGGCTGTCGTTTGGATAGGAAAAAATCCAAACCCTCCAGTTTTCAGCTGCTTAATAGTCCTCCTATTTTGGTTCCGCAGCTCTTAAATTGA
- a CDS encoding DUF3830 family protein, producing MANTLLNIRVGSFNFTATLEEENAPQTCAALRKMLPFSNKLIQARWSGESAWVPMGAFPVGVGYENHTSHPAPGELLIYTGNLSETEILFPYGACLFSSKLGQLAGNHFATILEGRQKLKEMGQIILWQGAQDISIELALAE from the coding sequence ATGGCTAACACTTTGCTCAACATCAGGGTCGGCTCTTTCAACTTTACGGCTACCCTCGAAGAAGAAAACGCCCCTCAGACCTGTGCTGCTTTGCGCAAGATGTTACCTTTCAGCAATAAACTGATTCAGGCGCGTTGGAGTGGTGAATCGGCTTGGGTTCCAATGGGCGCGTTTCCGGTGGGGGTGGGTTACGAGAACCATACCAGCCACCCCGCGCCCGGCGAACTCTTAATTTATACCGGCAACCTGAGTGAAACCGAGATTTTATTTCCCTATGGCGCGTGCCTGTTTTCCAGTAAACTCGGTCAGCTTGCCGGAAACCACTTTGCCACTATCTTGGAAGGTCGCCAAAAGCTAAAGGAGATGGGGCAAATAATTCTATGGCAAGGGGCGCAGGATATTTCAATTGAGTTAGCCCTTGCTGAATAA